From the genome of Caballeronia sp. TF1N1, one region includes:
- a CDS encoding cytochrome P450, translating to MQDQTAAPAFPMRRCPFAPPQEYGEIRKQEGLSRVTMPDGTQAWIATRYEDVRAILGDNRFSTVPSTPGYPFIAPARASLLMNEHPPTIIRMDPPDHTRYRRMLTKEFMVHHVEAMRPELQNTVDILIDELEAKGSPADLFEDFALAVPTTVISRILGVPYEDRNFFQERSKAKLDLTADPEVPVRAGAEMREYLDRLITEKMKEPGNRSDLISRLVTSQVVPGHMTREEALATVELLLMGGHETTANMIALGALSLLLNPAQKDALVADPSLVRNTVEEMLRFHTIVHYNGPRVALEDVTVAGTQIKKGEGVLALISAANRDPNAFPEPDSFDIHRDALHHVAFSYGVHQCLGQPLARAELQIVFTTLFQRLPKLRLAVSPEEIKFRHDAFVYGVGALPVEW from the coding sequence ATGCAAGATCAGACCGCCGCGCCCGCATTCCCGATGCGCCGATGCCCCTTCGCGCCGCCGCAGGAATACGGCGAGATTCGCAAGCAGGAAGGACTCTCGCGCGTCACCATGCCCGACGGCACGCAGGCATGGATCGCGACGCGCTATGAAGACGTCCGCGCGATCCTCGGCGACAACCGGTTTTCCACCGTGCCGTCCACGCCGGGTTATCCGTTTATCGCACCGGCGCGCGCCTCGCTGCTGATGAACGAGCATCCGCCGACCATCATTCGCATGGACCCGCCGGATCACACGCGCTATCGCCGCATGCTGACCAAGGAATTCATGGTTCACCATGTCGAAGCCATGCGGCCCGAGTTGCAGAACACCGTCGATATTCTGATCGACGAACTCGAAGCGAAAGGCTCGCCCGCCGATCTGTTCGAAGACTTCGCGCTCGCGGTGCCGACCACGGTGATCTCGCGCATTCTCGGCGTGCCCTATGAAGATCGCAATTTCTTCCAGGAGCGCAGCAAGGCCAAGCTCGATCTCACCGCCGATCCCGAAGTGCCGGTGCGCGCCGGTGCGGAAATGCGCGAATACCTCGACCGCCTCATCACCGAAAAGATGAAGGAGCCGGGCAATCGCAGCGATCTCATCAGCCGCCTGGTGACGAGTCAGGTCGTGCCCGGCCATATGACGCGTGAAGAAGCGCTCGCAACGGTCGAACTGCTGCTGATGGGCGGGCACGAAACCACCGCGAACATGATCGCGCTCGGTGCGCTGTCGCTGCTGCTCAATCCGGCGCAGAAAGATGCCTTGGTGGCCGATCCATCGCTAGTGCGCAATACGGTGGAAGAGATGCTGCGCTTTCACACCATCGTGCATTACAACGGGCCGCGCGTTGCGCTCGAAGACGTCACGGTGGCCGGCACGCAAATCAAAAAGGGCGAGGGCGTGCTCGCGCTTATCAGCGCCGCGAATCGCGATCCGAACGCGTTTCCCGAGCCGGATTCCTTCGATATCCATCGCGATGCGCTGCATCACGTTGCGTTCAGCTATGGCGTGCATCAGTGCCTCGGACAACCGCTCGCGCGCGCGGAATTGCAGATCGTTTTCACGACGCTGTTCCAGCGCTTGCCGAAGCTGCGGCTCGCGGT